One Roseomonas gilardii subsp. gilardii genomic region harbors:
- the urtD gene encoding urea ABC transporter ATP-binding protein UrtD, with the protein MIMASTTLAERPRAQTGTLLYLDGVNVSFDGFHALRDLSLVLEPGEMRAVIGPNGAGKTTMMDVITGKTRPDTGDVLFNGTTDLTRLDEPAIARLGIGRKFQKPTVFEPHTVRDNLLLSLAGPRGPRFALFARETAEERRRIEEILTTIRLTDHANRIAGDLSHGQKQWLEIGMLLAQEPQLLLVDEPVAGMTDAETAQTAELLREINRTRSVVVVEHDMEFVRALGVKVTVLHEGHVLSDGSINHVSNDPRVIEVYLGR; encoded by the coding sequence ATGATCATGGCCAGCACGACCCTCGCCGAACGCCCCCGCGCGCAGACCGGCACGCTGCTCTATCTCGACGGCGTCAATGTCAGCTTCGATGGCTTCCACGCGCTGCGCGACCTTTCCCTGGTGCTGGAACCGGGCGAGATGCGGGCGGTGATCGGCCCGAACGGCGCCGGCAAGACGACGATGATGGATGTCATCACCGGCAAGACGCGTCCCGACACCGGCGACGTCCTGTTCAACGGCACGACCGACCTGACGCGGCTGGACGAGCCCGCCATCGCCCGCCTGGGCATCGGGCGGAAGTTCCAGAAGCCCACGGTCTTCGAGCCGCATACGGTGCGCGACAACCTGCTGCTCTCCCTGGCCGGCCCGCGTGGCCCGCGCTTCGCCCTCTTCGCGCGGGAGACGGCGGAGGAACGGCGGCGGATCGAGGAGATCCTCACCACCATCCGCCTGACCGACCATGCCAACCGCATCGCGGGCGATCTCAGCCATGGGCAGAAGCAGTGGCTGGAGATCGGCATGCTATTGGCGCAGGAGCCGCAGCTCCTCCTCGTGGATGAACCCGTGGCGGGCATGACCGATGCGGAGACGGCGCAGACGGCGGAGCTGCTGCGCGAGATCAACCGCACCCGCTCCGTCGTGGTGGTGGAGCACGACATGGAATTCGTCCGCGCCCTGGGCGTGAAGGTCACGGTGCTGCACGAGGGCCATGTCCTCTCGGACGGCTCCATCAACCATGTCAGCAACGACCCGCGCGTGATCGAGGTGTATCTTGGCCGCTGA
- the urtE gene encoding urea ABC transporter ATP-binding subunit UrtE translates to MAAEPTADLCVEDVSLHYGAALALRGVSLEAKRGEVTCLLGRNGVGKTSLLRAVTGAHPVSRGKILWEGQDITRLPPYERARRGIAWVPQGRDIFPLLTVRENLETGFAAAPRGQKTIPEDVFAMFPVLKTMLHRRGGDLSGGQQQQLAIGRALVMRPRLLVLDEPTEGIQPSIIKDIGRAIALLRQRGDMAILLVEQYFDFAHELGQHLAVMDRGSIVLAGARDMLDRDEVLRRVSV, encoded by the coding sequence TTGGCCGCTGAGCCCACCGCCGATCTATGTGTCGAGGATGTCTCGCTGCACTACGGCGCGGCACTGGCACTGCGCGGCGTCTCGCTGGAAGCGAAGCGCGGCGAGGTCACCTGCCTGCTCGGCCGCAACGGCGTCGGCAAGACCTCGCTGCTGCGCGCCGTCACCGGAGCGCATCCGGTCTCGCGCGGGAAGATTCTCTGGGAAGGGCAGGACATCACCCGCCTGCCGCCCTATGAGCGCGCGCGGCGCGGCATCGCCTGGGTGCCGCAGGGGCGCGACATCTTCCCGCTGCTGACGGTGCGGGAGAACCTGGAGACCGGCTTCGCCGCCGCGCCGCGCGGGCAGAAGACGATCCCCGAGGATGTCTTCGCCATGTTCCCAGTGCTGAAGACCATGCTGCACCGTCGCGGCGGCGATCTTTCGGGGGGACAGCAGCAGCAGCTCGCCATCGGACGTGCCCTGGTGATGCGGCCCCGCCTGCTGGTGCTGGACGAGCCGACCGAGGGCATCCAGCCCTCCATCATCAAGGATATCGGCCGCGCCATCGCCCTGCTGCGCCAGCGGGGCGACATGGCGATCCTTCTGGTGGAGCAGTATTTCGACTTCGCCCACGAACTCGGCCAGCATCTCGCGGTGATGGACCGCGGCAGCATCGTGCTCGCCGGCGCACGCGACATGCTGGACCGCGACGAGGTGCTGCGGCGCGTCTCGGTCTGA
- a CDS encoding fumarylacetoacetate hydrolase family protein: MKLLRYGPAGAEKPGLLDSNGTLRDLSGVVPDLAGEALSPEGLARIAALDAASLPAVPGSPRLGTPVAGTRNFLAIGLNYADHAAETGAPIPKEPIMFLKSLGSLQGPNDDVVIPRNSQKTDWEVELAIVIGTRAKNVSLDAALDHVAGYTICNDVSEREWQIERGGTWDKGKGADTFGPVGPWLVTKDEIADPQNLALWLEVDGQRMQDGSTRTMIFDVRKIVSYASQFITLHPGDIITTGTPPGVGMGRKPPVFLRAGQGMRLGIEGLGEQAQKVVASE; the protein is encoded by the coding sequence ATGAAGCTGCTCCGCTATGGCCCGGCCGGGGCCGAGAAGCCGGGCCTGCTCGACAGCAATGGCACGCTGCGCGACCTGTCAGGCGTGGTGCCCGACCTGGCCGGCGAGGCCCTGTCGCCCGAGGGCCTGGCGCGGATCGCCGCGCTGGACGCCGCCAGCCTGCCCGCCGTGCCGGGCAGCCCGCGCCTGGGCACGCCGGTGGCCGGAACGCGGAACTTCCTGGCGATCGGCCTGAACTACGCCGACCATGCGGCGGAGACCGGGGCGCCGATCCCCAAGGAGCCGATCATGTTCCTGAAGTCGCTCGGCTCCCTGCAAGGGCCGAACGACGACGTGGTGATCCCCCGGAACAGCCAGAAGACGGACTGGGAGGTCGAACTCGCCATCGTCATCGGCACCCGCGCGAAGAACGTCTCACTGGATGCGGCGCTGGACCATGTGGCCGGCTACACCATCTGCAACGACGTCAGCGAGCGCGAGTGGCAGATCGAGCGCGGTGGCACCTGGGACAAGGGCAAGGGCGCCGACACCTTCGGCCCGGTCGGCCCCTGGCTGGTGACGAAGGACGAGATCGCCGATCCGCAGAACCTCGCCCTCTGGCTGGAGGTGGACGGGCAGCGGATGCAGGACGGCTCCACGCGCACCATGATCTTCGACGTGCGCAAGATCGTCTCCTACGCCTCGCAGTTCATCACGCTGCATCCGGGCGACATCATCACCACCGGCACGCCGCCGGGCGTCGGCATGGGCCGCAAGCCGCCGGTCTTCCTGCGGGCGGGACAGGGCATGCGCCTCGGCATCGAGGGGCTCGGCGAGCAGGCGCAGAAGGTGGTGGCGTCGGAATAG
- a CDS encoding VOC family protein encodes MTEREEVPPLGGVLETGLYVEDLGRARHFYETVLGLEPMFLDERLAAYPAGPGSVLLLFRRGAATEPAILPGGMIPPHDAMGSIHFAFSIPPEALDAWVERLARHGIATEGGVSWPKGGRSIYFRDPDGNLVELATPGLWKNY; translated from the coding sequence ATGACGGAGCGGGAGGAGGTGCCGCCGCTCGGCGGCGTGCTGGAAACCGGCCTCTATGTCGAGGATCTGGGCCGGGCCCGGCATTTCTACGAAACGGTGCTCGGTCTGGAGCCGATGTTCCTCGATGAGCGGCTGGCCGCCTATCCGGCCGGGCCCGGCAGCGTGCTGCTGCTGTTCCGCCGTGGTGCCGCCACGGAACCCGCCATCCTGCCGGGAGGCATGATCCCGCCCCATGACGCCATGGGGAGTATCCATTTCGCCTTCTCCATCCCACCGGAGGCCCTGGACGCATGGGTGGAGCGGCTGGCCCGGCACGGGATCGCCACGGAAGGCGGCGTGTCCTGGCCGAAGGGGGGCCGGAGCATCTATTTCCGTGACCCGGACGGCAATCTGGTGGAGCTGGCCACGCCCGGCCTCTGGAAGAACTACTGA
- a CDS encoding four-helix bundle copper-binding protein, whose product MKADPKLEACIQACLDCHRTCLGGLTHCLGKGGRHAALDHMRIMMDCAQICLTAADFMIRGSRHMAHLCRECAEICRECAEACGKHPEADEHMHHCAETCRKCAEECGRMAA is encoded by the coding sequence ATGAAGGCCGACCCGAAGCTCGAAGCCTGCATCCAGGCATGCCTGGACTGCCACCGGACCTGTCTCGGCGGCCTCACCCATTGCCTGGGCAAGGGCGGTCGCCATGCCGCGCTGGACCACATGCGGATCATGATGGACTGTGCGCAGATCTGCCTCACGGCGGCGGACTTCATGATCCGCGGGTCCCGCCACATGGCGCATCTGTGCCGCGAATGCGCGGAGATCTGCCGCGAATGTGCCGAAGCCTGTGGCAAGCACCCGGAAGCGGACGAACATATGCACCATTGCGCCGAGACTTGCCGCAAATGCGCGGAGGAATGCGGACGCATGGCGGCCTGA
- a CDS encoding MFS transporter, which yields MSEAPFALARTRDTRPRLATILVFFANGFGYGAWAGNIPSIKLGLGLSDGALGLALLGMAIGAILAMPLTGQVSARWGSHRLTAASGLAFALVLALVPQAGGLATLVLGLMLLGAGNGVMDVSMNTHATLVERGWGAAIMSSFHAAFSLGGLAGAGLAGLLLAAGHAAPLNLAVSGALVALCVLLAMPWLRVEGHAPSVPEEGGHGLALPNRATLGLGVIALLALVTEGAVGDWSALYLAVETAAPAGLAALGFAGFSLAMTAGRLGGDAVVRRLGSAPVLRLGALLSAAGFVLMLAVPSPELAIAGLVLVGLGLSNVFPVLFSAAGRIPGVSPGMGVAMVATMGYGGLLGGPPLLGFLAQVSGLRLALCLLVLTSLAIAWSSRAVRRDGEG from the coding sequence ATGTCCGAGGCGCCTTTCGCCCTGGCCCGGACGCGTGACACACGCCCCCGGCTGGCCACCATCCTGGTCTTCTTCGCCAATGGCTTCGGCTATGGCGCCTGGGCCGGCAATATCCCCTCGATCAAGCTGGGGCTGGGCCTGTCCGACGGGGCGCTGGGCCTGGCGCTGCTGGGCATGGCCATCGGGGCCATCCTGGCCATGCCACTGACCGGGCAGGTGTCCGCGCGCTGGGGCAGCCACCGGCTGACCGCCGCCTCCGGCCTCGCCTTCGCCCTGGTCCTGGCCCTGGTGCCACAGGCGGGCGGGCTTGCCACGCTCGTGCTCGGGCTGATGCTGCTGGGGGCGGGCAACGGGGTGATGGACGTGTCCATGAACACCCATGCCACGCTGGTCGAACGCGGCTGGGGCGCGGCCATCATGTCCTCCTTCCACGCGGCCTTCAGCCTGGGCGGGCTGGCCGGGGCGGGGCTGGCGGGGCTGCTGCTCGCCGCCGGCCATGCGGCGCCGCTGAACCTCGCCGTGTCCGGGGCCCTGGTGGCCCTCTGCGTGCTGCTGGCCATGCCCTGGCTGCGGGTGGAGGGCCATGCGCCATCGGTGCCGGAGGAGGGCGGGCACGGGCTCGCCCTGCCGAACCGGGCCACGCTCGGCCTCGGCGTGATCGCGCTGCTCGCCCTGGTGACTGAGGGGGCGGTGGGGGACTGGTCGGCGCTGTACCTCGCGGTGGAGACGGCGGCCCCGGCGGGCCTGGCGGCACTGGGCTTCGCCGGCTTTTCCCTGGCCATGACGGCGGGGCGGCTGGGTGGCGATGCCGTGGTGCGGCGGCTGGGCAGTGCCCCGGTCCTGCGGCTGGGGGCGCTGCTTTCGGCGGCGGGCTTCGTGCTGATGCTGGCGGTGCCGAGCCCGGAACTCGCCATCGCCGGGCTCGTGCTGGTCGGGCTTGGCCTGTCCAATGTCTTCCCCGTGCTGTTCAGCGCGGCGGGGCGCATCCCCGGCGTGTCGCCGGGCATGGGCGTCGCGATGGTGGCGACCATGGGCTATGGCGGGCTGCTCGGCGGGCCGCCGCTGCTGGGTTTCCTGGCGCAGGTCTCGGGGCTGCGGCTGGCGCTGTGCCTGCTGGTGCTGACCTCCCTGGCGATCGCCTGGAGCAGCCGCGCGGTGCGGCGGGACGGGGAGGGCTGA
- a CDS encoding ABC transporter ATP-binding protein, which translates to MSGATPKLRLRGLHKAFGAKKVLDGVDLDVMPGESMVILGGSGSGKSVTIKCILGLIQPDSGSIELDGRDLFAMDRSERREMLDGMGMLFQNGALFDSIPVWENVCFKLLAQKRITRAKARDKAAEVLAQVGLAGSVGDLSPSELSGGMQKRVALARTIASQPAILFFDEPTTGLDPIMGAVIDGLIVDCVKRLGATAITITHDMHSARRIGDQASMIYHGRMVWTGPAATLGETGNAMVDQFARGEREGPIKMELRK; encoded by the coding sequence ATGAGCGGTGCCACCCCCAAGCTGCGGCTGCGCGGGCTGCACAAGGCCTTCGGCGCCAAGAAGGTGCTGGACGGCGTGGACCTGGACGTGATGCCGGGCGAGTCCATGGTGATCCTGGGCGGCTCCGGCTCCGGCAAGTCGGTCACGATCAAGTGCATCCTGGGGCTGATCCAGCCCGATTCCGGCAGCATCGAGCTGGACGGGCGGGACCTGTTCGCCATGGACCGTTCGGAGCGGCGCGAGATGCTGGATGGCATGGGCATGCTGTTCCAGAACGGCGCGCTCTTCGACAGCATCCCGGTCTGGGAGAATGTCTGCTTCAAGCTGCTGGCCCAGAAGCGCATCACCCGGGCGAAGGCGCGCGACAAGGCGGCCGAGGTGCTGGCCCAGGTCGGGCTGGCCGGCAGCGTGGGGGATCTGTCCCCCTCCGAGCTTTCGGGCGGCATGCAGAAGCGCGTGGCCCTGGCCCGCACCATCGCCTCGCAGCCGGCGATCCTGTTCTTCGACGAGCCGACCACGGGGCTGGACCCGATCATGGGCGCGGTGATCGACGGGCTGATCGTGGATTGCGTGAAGCGCCTCGGCGCCACCGCCATCACCATCACCCATGACATGCACAGCGCCCGGCGGATCGGCGACCAGGCCTCGATGATCTATCACGGCCGGATGGTCTGGACCGGCCCGGCGGCGACGCTGGGCGAGACCGGCAATGCGATGGTGGACCAGTTCGCCCGTGGCGAGCGCGAGGGGCCGATCAAGATGGAGCTGCGCAAGTAG
- a CDS encoding MlaE family ABC transporter permease translates to MNFLLDAVARLGAMVLGLCRMTGAVALFALEGLSHLFRPPYHLRQFGRAFVEVAYFSLPVVALTAIFTGMVLALQSYTGFSRFNAQSAMASVVVISLTRELGPVLAGLMVAGRIGASFAAEIGTMRVTDQVDALTTLSTDPMKYLVAPRLLAATLAMPLLVAVADTLGVMGGWIVATYNLGFVSQSYIRDTVNALQAFDVVSGLIKAAVFGFVVALMGTWCGYSSRGGAEGVGGATTSAVVSSSILILFLDYILTQAFFTR, encoded by the coding sequence TTGAATTTCCTTCTCGATGCGGTGGCGCGGCTCGGCGCGATGGTGCTGGGCCTGTGCCGGATGACAGGGGCGGTCGCGCTTTTCGCGCTGGAAGGCCTGTCGCACCTCTTCCGGCCCCCTTATCATCTGCGGCAGTTCGGCCGCGCCTTCGTGGAGGTGGCCTATTTCTCCCTGCCGGTGGTGGCGCTGACGGCGATCTTCACCGGCATGGTGCTGGCGCTGCAATCCTATACCGGCTTCTCCCGCTTCAACGCGCAGAGCGCCATGGCCTCGGTGGTCGTGATCTCCCTGACGCGCGAACTGGGGCCGGTGCTGGCCGGGCTGATGGTGGCGGGGCGCATCGGCGCTTCCTTCGCCGCCGAGATCGGCACGATGCGCGTGACGGACCAGGTGGACGCGTTGACCACCCTGTCCACCGACCCGATGAAGTACCTCGTGGCGCCGCGCCTGCTGGCCGCGACTCTGGCCATGCCGCTGCTGGTGGCGGTGGCCGACACGCTGGGCGTGATGGGCGGCTGGATCGTGGCCACCTACAATCTCGGCTTCGTCTCGCAGTCCTATATCCGCGACACGGTGAACGCGCTGCAGGCCTTCGACGTGGTCTCTGGCCTGATCAAGGCGGCGGTCTTCGGCTTCGTGGTGGCGCTGATGGGCACCTGGTGCGGCTATTCCTCCCGCGGCGGCGCGGAGGGGGTGGGCGGGGCCACGACCTCGGCGGTGGTGTCCTCCTCGATCCTGATCCTGTTCCTCGACTACATCCTGACCCAGGCCTTCTTCACCCGATGA
- a CDS encoding replicative DNA helicase, producing the protein MNALDQNSGLLGLSQRLPPQNLEAEMALLGALLANNKAYERVSEFLAPEHFADPVNGRIYASIQRRIEAGQLADAVTLRAEFEHSGQLDEVGGPAYLAQLLSAMVGIINAGEYAKVIHDAWLRRQLIDLGEVVVNRAFGVEAELDGKEQLEAAEQALFDLAKEGGNEGALITFERAMVRAVEMAEKAFTNGSGVSGLSTGLRDVDAKMGGLHPSDLLILAGRPAMGKTALATKIAFGAARAILREAQAENPNAVPKGGVAIFSLEMSADQLATRLLSENSRISGDRIRRGEISQRDFDRFVETSRELATLPIFIDDTPAITISALRTRCRRLKRTRGLDMIVVDYLQLMRPAAGSRPESRVLEISQITQGLKAIAKELSVPVIALSQLSRQVESREDKRPQLADLRESGSIEQDADVVMFVYRDEYYLAQRAPKQLNFDNSEKYAEAMDKWQQDMERAHNKAELIIAKQRHGPTGTIPLFFEGEFTRFGDLDMVHDDPHGG; encoded by the coding sequence ATGAACGCGCTCGACCAGAACAGCGGCCTGCTGGGCCTGTCCCAGCGCCTGCCTCCGCAGAATCTGGAGGCGGAAATGGCCTTGCTGGGGGCCCTTCTGGCCAACAACAAGGCTTATGAGCGGGTCTCGGAATTCCTCGCGCCGGAGCATTTCGCCGATCCGGTGAATGGCCGGATCTACGCCTCCATCCAGCGGCGAATCGAGGCGGGGCAGCTTGCCGACGCGGTGACACTGCGCGCCGAGTTCGAGCATTCCGGCCAGCTCGACGAGGTGGGCGGCCCGGCCTACCTGGCCCAGCTTCTCTCCGCCATGGTCGGTATCATCAATGCCGGTGAATACGCCAAGGTCATCCATGACGCCTGGCTGCGGCGGCAGTTGATCGACCTGGGGGAGGTGGTGGTGAACCGCGCCTTCGGGGTCGAGGCCGAACTGGACGGCAAGGAGCAGCTGGAAGCCGCCGAGCAGGCGCTCTTCGACCTCGCCAAGGAAGGCGGCAACGAGGGCGCGCTGATCACCTTCGAGCGCGCCATGGTCCGCGCCGTGGAGATGGCGGAGAAGGCTTTCACCAACGGTTCCGGCGTGTCCGGCCTGTCCACCGGGCTGCGCGACGTGGACGCCAAGATGGGCGGCCTGCATCCCTCGGACCTGCTGATCCTCGCCGGGCGCCCGGCCATGGGCAAGACGGCGCTGGCCACCAAGATCGCCTTCGGCGCCGCCCGCGCCATCCTGCGCGAGGCCCAGGCGGAGAACCCGAACGCCGTGCCCAAGGGCGGGGTCGCGATCTTCTCGCTGGAAATGAGCGCGGACCAGCTCGCCACCCGCCTCCTGTCGGAAAATTCGCGGATCTCGGGCGACCGTATCCGGCGCGGCGAGATCTCGCAGCGCGACTTCGACCGTTTCGTGGAAACCTCGCGCGAGTTGGCCACGCTGCCGATCTTCATCGACGACACGCCGGCCATCACCATCTCCGCGCTGCGCACCCGCTGCCGCCGGCTCAAGCGCACGCGCGGGCTGGACATGATCGTGGTGGACTACCTGCAACTGATGCGCCCCGCCGCCGGTTCCCGGCCGGAAAGCCGCGTGCTGGAGATCTCGCAGATCACCCAGGGGCTGAAGGCCATCGCCAAGGAATTGTCGGTGCCGGTGATCGCCCTGTCCCAGCTTTCCCGGCAGGTCGAGTCGCGCGAGGACAAGCGGCCGCAGCTCGCCGACCTGCGTGAATCCGGCTCGATCGAGCAGGATGCCGACGTGGTGATGTTCGTCTACCGTGACGAATACTATCTGGCGCAGCGCGCGCCGAAGCAGCTGAACTTCGACAACTCGGAGAAATACGCCGAGGCGATGGACAAGTGGCAGCAGGACATGGAGCGCGCGCACAACAAGGCCGAGCTCATCATCGCCAAGCAGCGCCATGGCCCCACCGGCACGATCCCGCTCTTCTTCGAAGGCGAATTCACCCGCTTCGGCGACCTCGACATGGTGCATGACGACCCGCATGGCGGATAA
- a CDS encoding acyltransferase family protein: MADFYPLPPLFLGMGLLLALAATPLCRPADAPPGQPASRMPALDGLRGLLALAVFFHHAAIYPRLLAGQGWGLPPAHVYAVMGKGAVGMFFIITGYLFWSKLLREEGRPSWLALYAGRLFRIGPLYLVAILAMLALLFGRDGGELREPASQVAGQVGEWLLLGAGNRPDVNAHAGTNLLTAGVTWTLQYEWLFYASLPLMALLARAGRRETWFTLALLLLCLAWAGGHLGPWAGTDEPGFVALFLIGMACASLEARGLGRPLSGPGVSPWTDRAASVLVAGLVAIWFGAVPLPNDAVALAIMGLAFWLVRSGCTVFGLLTLRATRRLGDASYGIYLLHGLVLAVAFAFPWAKQAAATPLGFWSVTIACGIPLIAAATLLHALVEQPGIRTGRRVARWIGRRRLRAATVED; this comes from the coding sequence ATGGCTGACTTCTACCCGCTGCCGCCCCTCTTTCTCGGGATGGGGCTGCTCCTGGCACTGGCCGCCACCCCACTCTGCCGCCCGGCGGATGCCCCGCCGGGACAGCCCGCCAGCCGGATGCCCGCCCTGGACGGGCTGCGCGGCCTCCTCGCCCTGGCGGTCTTCTTCCACCACGCCGCCATCTATCCCCGCCTCCTGGCCGGGCAAGGTTGGGGCCTGCCACCCGCCCATGTCTATGCGGTGATGGGCAAGGGGGCGGTCGGGATGTTCTTCATCATCACCGGCTACCTCTTCTGGTCGAAGCTGCTGCGCGAGGAAGGGCGCCCCTCCTGGCTGGCCCTCTATGCCGGGCGCCTGTTCCGCATCGGGCCGCTCTACCTCGTCGCTATCCTCGCCATGCTGGCCCTGCTCTTCGGGCGGGATGGCGGGGAGTTGCGGGAGCCGGCTTCCCAGGTCGCCGGACAGGTGGGCGAGTGGCTGCTGCTCGGCGCCGGCAACCGGCCCGACGTGAACGCCCATGCGGGCACCAACCTGCTCACCGCCGGCGTGACCTGGACCCTACAATACGAATGGCTCTTCTACGCCAGCCTGCCGCTGATGGCCCTGCTGGCCCGGGCCGGGCGGCGGGAAACCTGGTTCACCCTGGCGCTGCTGCTGCTCTGCCTCGCCTGGGCCGGGGGGCATCTGGGGCCCTGGGCCGGGACGGACGAGCCCGGCTTCGTGGCGCTCTTCCTGATCGGCATGGCCTGCGCCTCGCTGGAGGCGCGCGGCCTCGGCCGTCCGCTGTCCGGCCCCGGCGTCTCCCCCTGGACCGACCGCGCCGCCTCCGTGCTCGTGGCGGGGCTGGTCGCCATCTGGTTCGGCGCCGTGCCCCTGCCGAACGATGCCGTCGCCCTGGCCATCATGGGGCTGGCCTTCTGGCTGGTCCGCTCGGGCTGCACCGTCTTCGGCCTGCTGACCCTGCGCGCCACGCGGCGCCTCGGCGATGCCAGCTACGGCATCTATCTGCTGCACGGGCTGGTCCTGGCCGTGGCCTTCGCCTTTCCCTGGGCGAAGCAGGCCGCCGCCACCCCGCTCGGCTTCTGGAGCGTGACGATCGCCTGCGGCATCCCGCTCATCGCCGCGGCCACCTTGCTCCACGCCCTGGTGGAACAGCCCGGCATCCGCACCGGCCGGCGGGTCGCCCGCTGGATCGGCCGGCGGCGCCTCCGGGCCGCCACGGTGGAGGACTAG